In one Shinella zoogloeoides genomic region, the following are encoded:
- a CDS encoding DUF983 domain-containing protein codes for MQANETTGSPVHFGDTNAPAPAERPLGRAIKRGMLNRCPACGTGRLFRSFVKPVDHCAACGEDYTPQRADDLPPYLVITIVGHIVLGGYMATDLIWPLTTWQHLAIWAPITIVLSLLLLQPIKGGAIGLQWALKMHGFGDKPGEPDTDAATTYGDRTA; via the coding sequence ATGCAGGCGAACGAGACCACCGGCAGCCCGGTGCATTTCGGCGACACCAACGCCCCCGCGCCGGCCGAACGCCCGCTCGGCCGCGCCATCAAGCGCGGCATGCTGAACCGCTGCCCGGCCTGCGGCACCGGCCGCCTCTTCCGCTCCTTCGTGAAGCCCGTCGATCATTGCGCGGCCTGCGGCGAGGACTATACGCCCCAGCGCGCCGACGACCTGCCGCCCTATCTCGTCATCACCATCGTCGGACACATCGTCCTCGGCGGCTACATGGCGACGGACCTCATCTGGCCGCTCACTACCTGGCAGCATCTGGCGATCTGGGCGCCGATCACCATCGTCCTGTCACTCCTGCTCCTGCAGCCCATCAAGGGCGGCGCCATAGGCCTGCAATGGGCGCTGAAGATGCACGGCTTCGGCGACAAGCCGGGGGAGCCGGACACGGACGCGGCAACCACCTACGGCGACCGGACGGCATGA